One window of the Candidatus Binataceae bacterium genome contains the following:
- a CDS encoding LptA/OstA family protein, producing the protein MERAALITRTGSRQSRRILLGALSAIAVILVAAAEIPSVTRPMQVRAETTSLDTSAQSVLFSGNVHMKIPACRLSSARLRLNYARDLRDVKTASADGDVRIDRGSRWYTGNDALLDTVSRTIVLTGSPTIHEVGGETKARKITIHLDTDRNIIE; encoded by the coding sequence AACGTGCGGCTTTAATAACCCGGACTGGGTCCAGACAAAGCCGCCGCATACTACTTGGCGCACTGTCGGCGATCGCAGTTATCCTGGTCGCCGCTGCGGAGATCCCCAGCGTCACCAGGCCGATGCAGGTTCGGGCGGAAACGACATCGCTCGACACTTCTGCCCAGTCGGTCCTATTCTCGGGGAACGTCCACATGAAGATTCCTGCTTGCCGGCTCTCGAGCGCGAGACTCCGGCTTAACTATGCGCGCGATCTTCGCGACGTTAAGACTGCAAGTGCCGACGGCGATGTTCGAATCGATCGAGGATCCCGGTGGTATACAGGAAACGATGCCCTACTCGACACCGTAAGCCGCACGATCGTCCTGACCGGGTCGCCGACCATCCACGAGGTTGGGGGCGAGACCAAAGCCAGGAAAATCACTATTCACCTGGATACGGATCGGAACATCATCGAGTAG